From a region of the Oncorhynchus tshawytscha isolate Ot180627B linkage group LG14, Otsh_v2.0, whole genome shotgun sequence genome:
- the LOC112266480 gene encoding secretin receptor-like, with product MMIVTDKMHIGIIGILLGMYLKVQADCEPYIILIREEERCLHELQLHNVSKTPQPDCKGMWDHLNCWSPAFVGETASQNCPNFFKSEGKVDRNCTDTGWTDPFPPYEHACFNESFHLLGESHDSHMYFPYVKTMYTAGYALSLISLTIAITILCLFRKLHCTRNYIHIQLFVSFILRATFIFIKDSVLFTDEDFYHCDDYPAVCKLVVMFSNYCIMANYSWLLVEGHYLHTLVSLSFFSKKKHLWWYIILGWGLPMIVIVSWGLAKYFYEDEGCWETRVHDWVWWILRLPVLLFIIINLVFFLSIIRILVGKLRMPDMHGNEFSQYKRLTKSTFLLVTLFGLYYILFAFLPIKVSGLTYKIWTFVELALASTQGFGVAVLYCFLNGEVQYEVQRRWRRWRLKQHLHGEPRQHGSMSQSVSPLTQVSLLPCSGPASLA from the exons ATGATGATAGTGACTGACAAAATGCACATTGGAATTATTGGAATCCTACTGGGCATGTACTTGAAG GTTCAAGCAGACTGTGAGCCGTACATCATTCTtattagagaggaggagcggTGCCTTCATGAGTTGCAACTGCATAATGTGTCCAAAACTCCCCAACCAG ACTGCAAGGGTATGTGGGACCACTTGAATTGCTGGTCTCCTGCTTTTGTAGGGGAAACTGCATCACAGAACTGTCCCAATTTCTTCAAATCAGAAG GTAAAGTGGACCGGAACTGCACAGACACGGGCTGGACGGACCCATTCCCCCCTTACGAGCATGCATGTTTCAACGAAAGCTTCCACTTACTTGGAGAG TCACATGACTCCCACATGTACTTCCCCTATGTGAAGACCATGTACACTGCAGGCTacgctctctctctaatctctctcaccatCGCCATCACCATCCTCTGTCTCTTTAG GAAACTGCACTGCACCAGAAACTACATTCACATCCAACTCTTCGTTTCCTTCATCCTGCGTGCTACCTTCATCTTCATCAAAGACTCTGTGCTCTTCACCGATGAAGACTTCTACCACTGTGACGACTACCCA GCGGTGTGTAAGTTAGTGGTGATGTTCTCCAACTACTGCATCATGGCTAACTACAGCTGGCTGCTGGTGGAGGGACACTACCTCCACACCCTGGTCagcctctccttcttctccaaGAAGAAACACCTTTGGTGGTACATCATCCTGGGCTGGG GTTTGCCAATGATTGTCATTGTATCCTGGGGCTTGGCAAAATACTTCTATGAGGATGAAGG CTGCTGGGAGACAAGGGTACATGACTGGGTTTGGTGGATTCTCAGATTACCAGTCCTACTCTTCATAATC ATTAATTTGGTATTTTTTCTGAGTATCATAAGAATTCTGGTGGGGAAACTGCGGATGCCAGACATGCATGGAAATGAATTCAGCCAATACAA GAGACTTACCAAATCCACTTTTCTTTTGGTGACCCTCTTTGGTTTGTACTACATCCTCTTTGCCTTCTTACCCATCAAAGTCAGTGGTTTAACTTACAAAATATGGACCTTTGTTGAGCTGGCTCTTGCATCAACACAG GGCTTTGGAGTTGCTGTTCTTTACTGTTTTCTAAATGGGGAG GTACAGTACGAGGTACAGAGGAGATGGCGCAGGTGGAGGCTGAAGCAGCATCTACACGGGGAGCCCAGACAGCATGGTTCCATGAGCCAAAGCGTTTCTCCCCTTACCCAGGTCTCCTTGCTTCCCTGTTCTGGACCGGCCAGCCTGGCATGA
- the LOC112266481 gene encoding acyl-CoA-binding protein translates to MSMAEFEKAADEVRRLTVQPSYAELAVVYGLYKQATLGNVNTERPGIFDFQGKSKWDGWKAQEGKSKEDAIKEYIAFVEEMKAKYPM, encoded by the exons ATGTCTATG GCTGAATTTGAAAAGGCTGCGGATGAGGTGAGGAGGCTGACGGTACAACCTAGCTACGCTGAACTAGCAGTAGTATATGGTTTGTACAAGCAGGCAACACTTGGCAACGTCAACACGG AGCGTCCGGGAATATTTGACTTCCAAGGGAAATCTAAATGGGATGGTTGGAAAGCACAGGAAG GAAAGTCCAAAGAAGATGCCATAAAAGAATATATTGCATTTGTGGAAGAAATGAAAGCAAAGTACCCAATGTAG
- the LOC112266482 gene encoding metalloreductase STEAP3 isoform X2 gives MPQEEMKKPLILGGASPRHLKTSISDPGTPLVGILGTGDFSRSLATRLVASGYRVVVGSRNPKRCASLFPEEAEVTTQHQAATQADLVFVALFPEHYSTLAGLKEPLVGKTLVDVSNGTKINRDKQSYAEQLANIFPGSSVVKAFNVISAWSLQTGPRDGSRQVLICSDSSKAKSAVLQICRSLGFIPVDMGRLSSAQEIENTPLYLFPSWRVPCLSTLGLFFFFYAYNFLRDVVHPYATAGKSTFYKIPVEMVNVTLPSVALVTLALVYLPGLVAAFLQLSWGTKYRRFPNWLDRWLQQRKQLGLCAFLCAALHAVYSLCLPMRRSARYKLLNAAFKQVKVGQEDSWVEEEVWRMELYLSIGILALGLLSLLAISSLPTVGNSLNWREFSFVQSRLGYMAMLMATLHTLTYGWDRGLDPEQYRFYLPPTFLLVLALPLAVLLGRLALSLPCVALRLSRIRRGWEKSRAIRFTLPEDECNGPSQEDISNV, from the exons ATGCCCCAGGAGGAGATGAAGAAGCCTCTTATACTTGGTGGTGCCAGCCCCAGACACCTCAAAACCTCAATTTCTGATCCAGGTACCCCCTTGGTTGGCATCCTGGGCACAGGTGACTTTTCCCGCTCTTTAGCCACCAGGCTGGTAGCCTCTGGGTACCGGGTGGTAGTGGGTAGCCGTAATCCCAAGCGCTGTGCCTCCCTCTTTCCCGAGGAGGCTGAGGTGACCACCCAGCACCAGGCTGCCACCCAGGCTGACCTGGTGTTCGTGGCCCTCTTCCCCGAGCACTACTCCACCCTGGCTGGGCTGAAGGAGCCGCTAGTGGGGAAGACTCTGGTGGATGTTAGTAATGGTACTAAGATCAACAGGGATAAGCAGTCCTACGCGGAGCAGCTGGCCAATATCTTCCCAGGGAGCAGTGTGGTGAAGGCCTTCAATGTGATCTCGGCCTGGAGCCTGCAGACGGGGCCAAGGGACGGCAGCAGACAG GTGCTGATTTGCAGTGACAGTAGTAAGGCCAAGAGCGCTGTACTCCAGATCTGCCGCAGTCTGGGCTTCATCCCTGTTGACATGGGCCGCCTCTCCTCTGCCCAGGAGATAGAGAACACCCCCCTGTACCTCTTCCCCTCGTGGCGCGTCCCATGTCTCTCCACCCTcggcctcttcttcttcttctacgcCTACAACTTTCTTCGTGACGTCGTCCACCCGTATGCCACGGCAGGGAAGAGCACATTCTACAAAATTCCGGTGGAGATGGTAAACGTGACACTCCCCTCGGTGGCCTTGGTGACCCTGGCTCTGGTCTACCTGCCCGGCCTTGTGGCTGCCTTCCTGCAGCTGTCGTGGGGCACCAAGTACAGGCGTTTCCCCAACTGGTTGGATCGCTGGCTGCAGCAGCGGAAGCAGTTGGGCCTCTGTGCCTTCCTCTGCGCAGCGCTGCACGCCGTCTACAGCCTGTGTTTGCCCATGCGCAGGTCTGCTCGCTACAAGCTGCTCAACGCTGCCTTCAAACAG GTGAAGGTAGGCCAGGAAGACTcgtgggtagaggaggaggtgtggaggaTGGAGCTGTATCTGTCTATAGGCATCCTGGCCCtgggccttctctctctgctggctaTCTCCTCACTGCCCACTGTGGGAAACTCGCTCAACTGGAGGGAGTTCAGCTTCGTACAG tCCAGACTGGGCTACATGGCCATGTTGATGGCCACCCTCCACACGCTGACCTATGGCTGGGACCGGGGCTTGGACCCGGAGCAGTATCGCTTCTACCTCCCTCCTACCTTCTTGCTGGTGCTGGCCCTGCCGCTGGCTGTGCTGCTGGGGAGGCTGGCTCTGTCCCTGCCATGCGTGGCTCTCCGGCTGAGTCGTATCAGGAGGGGTTGGGAGAAAAGCCGAGCCATCCGGTTCACACTGCCTGAGGACGAGTGTAATGGGCCATCACAGGAGGACATCAGTAATGTTTGA
- the LOC112266482 gene encoding metalloreductase STEAP3 isoform X1, with amino-acid sequence MSARHKYTDVEKAQDRMPQEEMKKPLILGGASPRHLKTSISDPGTPLVGILGTGDFSRSLATRLVASGYRVVVGSRNPKRCASLFPEEAEVTTQHQAATQADLVFVALFPEHYSTLAGLKEPLVGKTLVDVSNGTKINRDKQSYAEQLANIFPGSSVVKAFNVISAWSLQTGPRDGSRQVLICSDSSKAKSAVLQICRSLGFIPVDMGRLSSAQEIENTPLYLFPSWRVPCLSTLGLFFFFYAYNFLRDVVHPYATAGKSTFYKIPVEMVNVTLPSVALVTLALVYLPGLVAAFLQLSWGTKYRRFPNWLDRWLQQRKQLGLCAFLCAALHAVYSLCLPMRRSARYKLLNAAFKQVKVGQEDSWVEEEVWRMELYLSIGILALGLLSLLAISSLPTVGNSLNWREFSFVQSRLGYMAMLMATLHTLTYGWDRGLDPEQYRFYLPPTFLLVLALPLAVLLGRLALSLPCVALRLSRIRRGWEKSRAIRFTLPEDECNGPSQEDISNV; translated from the exons ATGAGCGCAAGACATAAATACACAGACGTCGAGAAAG CTCAGGACAGGATGCCCCAGGAGGAGATGAAGAAGCCTCTTATACTTGGTGGTGCCAGCCCCAGACACCTCAAAACCTCAATTTCTGATCCAGGTACCCCCTTGGTTGGCATCCTGGGCACAGGTGACTTTTCCCGCTCTTTAGCCACCAGGCTGGTAGCCTCTGGGTACCGGGTGGTAGTGGGTAGCCGTAATCCCAAGCGCTGTGCCTCCCTCTTTCCCGAGGAGGCTGAGGTGACCACCCAGCACCAGGCTGCCACCCAGGCTGACCTGGTGTTCGTGGCCCTCTTCCCCGAGCACTACTCCACCCTGGCTGGGCTGAAGGAGCCGCTAGTGGGGAAGACTCTGGTGGATGTTAGTAATGGTACTAAGATCAACAGGGATAAGCAGTCCTACGCGGAGCAGCTGGCCAATATCTTCCCAGGGAGCAGTGTGGTGAAGGCCTTCAATGTGATCTCGGCCTGGAGCCTGCAGACGGGGCCAAGGGACGGCAGCAGACAG GTGCTGATTTGCAGTGACAGTAGTAAGGCCAAGAGCGCTGTACTCCAGATCTGCCGCAGTCTGGGCTTCATCCCTGTTGACATGGGCCGCCTCTCCTCTGCCCAGGAGATAGAGAACACCCCCCTGTACCTCTTCCCCTCGTGGCGCGTCCCATGTCTCTCCACCCTcggcctcttcttcttcttctacgcCTACAACTTTCTTCGTGACGTCGTCCACCCGTATGCCACGGCAGGGAAGAGCACATTCTACAAAATTCCGGTGGAGATGGTAAACGTGACACTCCCCTCGGTGGCCTTGGTGACCCTGGCTCTGGTCTACCTGCCCGGCCTTGTGGCTGCCTTCCTGCAGCTGTCGTGGGGCACCAAGTACAGGCGTTTCCCCAACTGGTTGGATCGCTGGCTGCAGCAGCGGAAGCAGTTGGGCCTCTGTGCCTTCCTCTGCGCAGCGCTGCACGCCGTCTACAGCCTGTGTTTGCCCATGCGCAGGTCTGCTCGCTACAAGCTGCTCAACGCTGCCTTCAAACAG GTGAAGGTAGGCCAGGAAGACTcgtgggtagaggaggaggtgtggaggaTGGAGCTGTATCTGTCTATAGGCATCCTGGCCCtgggccttctctctctgctggctaTCTCCTCACTGCCCACTGTGGGAAACTCGCTCAACTGGAGGGAGTTCAGCTTCGTACAG tCCAGACTGGGCTACATGGCCATGTTGATGGCCACCCTCCACACGCTGACCTATGGCTGGGACCGGGGCTTGGACCCGGAGCAGTATCGCTTCTACCTCCCTCCTACCTTCTTGCTGGTGCTGGCCCTGCCGCTGGCTGTGCTGCTGGGGAGGCTGGCTCTGTCCCTGCCATGCGTGGCTCTCCGGCTGAGTCGTATCAGGAGGGGTTGGGAGAAAAGCCGAGCCATCCGGTTCACACTGCCTGAGGACGAGTGTAATGGGCCATCACAGGAGGACATCAGTAATGTTTGA
- the LOC112266482 gene encoding metalloreductase STEAP3 isoform X3 — translation MSARHKYTDVEKAQDRMPQEEMKKPLILGGASPRHLKTSISDPGTPLVGILGTGDFSRSLATRLVASGYRVVVGSRNPKRCASLFPEEAEVTTQHQAATQADLVFVALFPEHYSTLAGLKEPLVGKTLVDVSNGTKINRDKQSYAEQLANIFPGSSVVKAFNVISAWSLQTGPRDGSRQVLICSDSSKAKSAVLQICRSLGFIPVDMGRLSSAQEIENTPLYLFPSWRVPCLSTLGLFFFFYAYNFLRDVVHPYATAGKSTFYKIPVEMVNVTLPSVALVTLALVYLPGLVAAFLQLSWGTKYRRFPNWLDRWLQQRKQLGLCAFLCAALHAVYSLCLPMRRSARYKLLNAAFKQVKVGQEDSWVEEEVWRMELYLSIGILALGLLSLLAISSLPTVGNSLNWREFSFVQG, via the exons ATGAGCGCAAGACATAAATACACAGACGTCGAGAAAG CTCAGGACAGGATGCCCCAGGAGGAGATGAAGAAGCCTCTTATACTTGGTGGTGCCAGCCCCAGACACCTCAAAACCTCAATTTCTGATCCAGGTACCCCCTTGGTTGGCATCCTGGGCACAGGTGACTTTTCCCGCTCTTTAGCCACCAGGCTGGTAGCCTCTGGGTACCGGGTGGTAGTGGGTAGCCGTAATCCCAAGCGCTGTGCCTCCCTCTTTCCCGAGGAGGCTGAGGTGACCACCCAGCACCAGGCTGCCACCCAGGCTGACCTGGTGTTCGTGGCCCTCTTCCCCGAGCACTACTCCACCCTGGCTGGGCTGAAGGAGCCGCTAGTGGGGAAGACTCTGGTGGATGTTAGTAATGGTACTAAGATCAACAGGGATAAGCAGTCCTACGCGGAGCAGCTGGCCAATATCTTCCCAGGGAGCAGTGTGGTGAAGGCCTTCAATGTGATCTCGGCCTGGAGCCTGCAGACGGGGCCAAGGGACGGCAGCAGACAG GTGCTGATTTGCAGTGACAGTAGTAAGGCCAAGAGCGCTGTACTCCAGATCTGCCGCAGTCTGGGCTTCATCCCTGTTGACATGGGCCGCCTCTCCTCTGCCCAGGAGATAGAGAACACCCCCCTGTACCTCTTCCCCTCGTGGCGCGTCCCATGTCTCTCCACCCTcggcctcttcttcttcttctacgcCTACAACTTTCTTCGTGACGTCGTCCACCCGTATGCCACGGCAGGGAAGAGCACATTCTACAAAATTCCGGTGGAGATGGTAAACGTGACACTCCCCTCGGTGGCCTTGGTGACCCTGGCTCTGGTCTACCTGCCCGGCCTTGTGGCTGCCTTCCTGCAGCTGTCGTGGGGCACCAAGTACAGGCGTTTCCCCAACTGGTTGGATCGCTGGCTGCAGCAGCGGAAGCAGTTGGGCCTCTGTGCCTTCCTCTGCGCAGCGCTGCACGCCGTCTACAGCCTGTGTTTGCCCATGCGCAGGTCTGCTCGCTACAAGCTGCTCAACGCTGCCTTCAAACAG GTGAAGGTAGGCCAGGAAGACTcgtgggtagaggaggaggtgtggaggaTGGAGCTGTATCTGTCTATAGGCATCCTGGCCCtgggccttctctctctgctggctaTCTCCTCACTGCCCACTGTGGGAAACTCGCTCAACTGGAGGGAGTTCAGCTTCGTACAG GGATGA